CATGGGCCTTCTGGCCTGCGAGGACGTCTGCCCCAAGAACCTGCCCCTCCAGGACCAGCTGGGTTTTTTGCGGCGCAAGATGGGTATCACCGCCCTACGTCAAATCTTCAAAAAGAGGTGATCCATGAGAACCATTCAGGCCAACGATGTCGTCGACGCCGTGGCCAAGCTCTGCATCGACGCCAACAGGTATCTTCCCCAGGATGTCCGAGACTGCTTCGCCCGCTGCGAATCCCTTGAGGATTCCCCTGCTGCCAAGGAGATATTTCGCCAGCTCAAGGAGAACTATGAACTGGCCGAAAACAGCGGCCTGCCCCTTTGTCAGGACACTGGACTGGCCGTCTTCTTCGTCGAAATGGGCCAGGACGTCAGAATCGAGGGCATGACTCCCCGCGAGGCCATCGACGAAGGGGTCCGCAAGGGCTACGCTGAAGGATACCTCCGCAAATCGGCCTGCCACCCCCTGACCCGGGCCAACACCAAGGACAATACCCCGGCCGTCGTCCATCTGGACATCGTCCATGGCGACAAACTGAAGATCAGCATGATGGCCAAGGGCGGCGGATCCGAGAACATGTCCCGGGTGACCATGCTCTCCCCGGCCCAGGGATGGGAAGGAATCAGAAAATTCGTTTTGGAGAGGGTGGCCGAGGCCGGCCCCAACCCCTGCCCGCCCACTGTGGTGGGCATCGGCATCGGCGGCACCTTCGAGCGCTCGGCTCTCCTGGCCAAGCAAGCCATGCTCCGCAAGCTCGGCGATGTGAATCCCGATCCGGAACTGGACAAACTTGAGAAGGAACTCCTGGCAGACCTCTGCAATCTTGGCATCGGGCCCATGGGTCTTGGCGGCAAGACCA
The genomic region above belongs to Deltaproteobacteria bacterium and contains:
- a CDS encoding fumarate hydratase, with the protein product MRTIQANDVVDAVAKLCIDANRYLPQDVRDCFARCESLEDSPAAKEIFRQLKENYELAENSGLPLCQDTGLAVFFVEMGQDVRIEGMTPREAIDEGVRKGYAEGYLRKSACHPLTRANTKDNTPAVVHLDIVHGDKLKISMMAKGGGSENMSRVTMLSPAQGWEGIRKFVLERVAEAGPNPCPPTVVGIGIGGTFERSALLAKQAMLRKLGDVNPDPELDKLEKELLADLCNLGIGPMGLGGKTTCLDVKIRMEPCHIASLPLAVNIQCHSARHKEVVL
- the frdB gene encoding fumarate reductase iron-sulfur subunit (part of three member fumarate reductase enzyme complex FrdABC which catalyzes the reduction of fumarate to succinate during anaerobic respiration; FrdAB are the catalytic subcomplex consisting of a flavoprotein subunit and an iron-sulfur subunit, respectively; FrdC is the cytochrome b-556 subunit; the catalytic subunits are similar to succinate dehydrogenase SdhAB) encodes the protein MGLLACEDVCPKNLPLQDQLGFLRRKMGITALRQIFKKR